From the genome of Biomphalaria glabrata chromosome 1, xgBioGlab47.1, whole genome shotgun sequence, one region includes:
- the LOC129924627 gene encoding craniofacial development protein 2-like — protein sequence MEKLWFINDELSRLKVDIAALQETRLANSGSIKEKDYSFFWQGKAESEVREHGVGFAVKNTLLNTVELKSNGSERLISLRLNTSIGHVTLICAYAPTLSSTPEAKDMFYDNLSSALSEISTTEQVIILGDLNARVGSDNSAWDSCIWRFGVGKVNENGQRLLEFCSLDSLCVTNTYFKTKPRHRLSWRHPRSKHWHQLDLIMVRQKCLKFVKLTRPYHSADCDTDHSLQQKNGNTSSPPYKILPWKSLEEKLQNEMIGLTLNQLF from the exons ATGGAAAA attatggttcataAACGATGAACTGTCCAGGCTCAAAGTAGACATTGCCGCCCTTCAGGAAACTCGTTTAGCTAACTCTGGTTCAATCAAAGAAAAAGACTACTCCTTCTTCTGGCAAGGCAAAGCCGAAAGTGAAGTAAGGGAACATGGCGTTGGTTTTGCAGTTAAGAACACACTGCTGAACACAGTAGAGCTGAAGAGCAACGGTTCAGAAAGACTCATATCACTACGCCTTAACACATCTATTGGACATGTGACTTTGATATGTGCCTACGCTCCTACTCTGAGTTCCACACCAGAGGCCAAAGATATGTTTTATGACAACCTTTCGTCTGCTCTTAGCGAGATCTCAACTACGGAACAGGTTATCATCCTCGGCGACCTCAATGCACGCGTTGGATCTGACAACTCTGCATGGGACAGCTGTATTTGGCGTTTTGGTGTcggaaaagtaaatgaaaatggaCAAAGGCTCCTCGAGTTTTGCTCACTAGACTCCCTCTGCGTCACTAATACCTATTTCAAGACTAAACCGCGGCACAGATTATCTTGGCGGCACCCTCGCTCCAAACACTGGCACCAACTAGACCTAATCATGGTAAGACAAAAGTGCTTAAAATTTGTCAAGCTTACCAGGCCCTATCACAGTGCAGACTGCGACACAGATCACTCCTTG caacagaaaaatgggAACACCTCAAGTCCACCATACAAAATACTTCCCTGGAAAtctttggaagaaaaattacaaaacgAAATGATTGGTTTGACTCTAAATCAGCTATTTTAG